The proteins below come from a single Falco rusticolus isolate bFalRus1 chromosome 18, bFalRus1.pri, whole genome shotgun sequence genomic window:
- the LOC119159049 gene encoding LOW QUALITY PROTEIN: uncharacterized protein LOC119159049 (The sequence of the model RefSeq protein was modified relative to this genomic sequence to represent the inferred CDS: substituted 1 base at 1 genomic stop codon), whose translation MASPGSRAVPMVSAVFLLMPFALGRTFAKLPEYAGLVFGKPKPTWCSIRQGTWRALRRSSSTQVGHFALEVSLLENYCPRAVTVRLGRCRSSIKAGPSPHSLIHFSRLRLLVNKVHLQPXSMSCYSPCMPCRPCGPTPLANSCNEPCVRQCQDSNVFIQPSAVVVTLPGPILSSFPQNTAVGSSTSAAVGSILSSEGVPINSGGFSLSGLGSGICGRRSFPC comes from the exons ATGGCGTCTCCAGGCAGCCGGGCTGTGCCAATGGTTTCAGCCGTGTTCCTCTTGATGCCCTTTGCTCTGGGGAGAACATTTGCCAAGCTGCCCGAGTACGCAGGGCTGGTCTTcggaaagccaaagcccacctgGTGTTCCATCAGGCAAGGCACGTGGAGGGCACTGAGGAGATCTTCTTCCACACAG GTAGGACATTTTGCTTTGGAGGTGAGCCTGCTGGAAAATTACTGCCCGCGTGCAGTGACTGTGCGCCTGGGGCGGTGCAGAAGCAGTATAAAAGCAGGCCCTTCTCCTCACTCTCTCATCCACTTCTCTCGCCTCCGTCTCCTTGTGAACAAG gTGCACCTCCAGCCTTGAAGCATGTCCTGCTACAGCCCGTGCATGCCCTGCCGGCCCTGCGGCCCGACCCCGCTGGCCAACAGCTGCAACGAGCCCTGtgtcaggcagtgccaggactcCAATGTCTTCATCCAGCCCTCCGCCGTGGTGGtgaccctgcccggccccatcctcagctccttcccgcagAACACCGCCGTGGGCTCCTCCACCTCCGCTGCCgttggcagcatcctcagctctgaGGGAGTGCCCATCAACTCCGGGGGCTTCAGCCTCTCTGGCTTGGGCAGCGGCATTTGCGGCAGGAGGTCCTTCCCCTGCTAA
- the LOC119159051 gene encoding LOW QUALITY PROTEIN: uncharacterized protein LOC119159051 (The sequence of the model RefSeq protein was modified relative to this genomic sequence to represent the inferred CDS: substituted 1 base at 1 genomic stop codon), with protein sequence MASPGSRAVPMVSAVFLLMPFALGRTFAKLPEYAGLVFGKPKPTWCSIRQGTWRALRRSSSTQVGHFALEVSLLENYCPRAVTVRLGRCRSSIKAGPSPHSLIHFSRLRLLVNKVHLQPXSMSCYSPCMPCRPCGPTPLANSCNEPCVRQCQDSNVVIQPSAVVVTLPGPILSSFPQNTAVGSSTSAAVGSILSSEGVPINSGGFSLSGLGSGICGRRSFPC encoded by the exons ATGGCGTCTCCAGGCAGCCGGGCTGTGCCAATGGTTTCAGCCGTGTTCCTCTTGATGCCCTTTGCTCTGGGGAGAACATTTGCCAAGCTGCCCGAGTACGCAGGGCTGGTCTTcggaaagccaaagcccacctgGTGTTCCATCAGGCAAGGCACGTGGAGGGCACTGAGGAGATCTTCTTCCACACAG GTAGGACATTTTGCTTTGGAGGTGAGCCTGCTGGAAAATTACTGCCCGCGTGCAGTGACTGTGCGCCTGGGGCGGTGCAGAAGCAGTATAAAAGCAGGCCCTTCTCCTCACTCTCTCATCCACTTCTCTCGCCTCCGTCTCCTTGTGAACAAG gTGCACCTCCAGCCTTGAAGCATGTCCTGCTACAGCCCGTGCATGCCCTGCCGGCCCTGCGGCCCGACCCCGCTGGCCAACAGCTGCAACGAGCCCTGtgtcaggcagtgccaggactcCAATGTCGTCATCCAGCCCTCCGCCGTGGTGGtgaccctgcccggccccatcctcagctccttcccgcagAACACCGCCGTGGGCTCCTCCACCTCCGCTGCCgttggcagcatcctcagctctgaGGGAGTGCCCATCAACTCCGGGGGCTTCAGCCTCTCTGGCTTGGGCAGCGGCATTTGCGGCAGGAGGTCCTTCCCCTGCTAA